In Cydia strobilella chromosome 6, ilCydStro3.1, whole genome shotgun sequence, one DNA window encodes the following:
- the LOC134742104 gene encoding protein sidekick isoform X2, protein MEELERLFKMYWTKLWGAFVLCFICIQLASTADSTVQMQPPRFSMQPSSSNSIVREGTTKILQCSAHGIPQPVYRWLKNGIPLGEYSSELFYKILNTQRDDAGAYQCIAKNDVGAIFSEKNNIIVAYMGVFGNIEQDVVVVESGRAAILDFPYIESEPPPSVVWQDQNGALRYDQKYALTPQHQLVILSASNEDERPYRVRAINTQLGKVENSPYIKLTVYGDDDKEIPPEIIIKPQDTKITKGQEIVNLYCIANARPLHELETLWFKDGILIDLAGVTYDLQDQWNRTLSLISANLSHTGHYTCQARLKTGGFATVTASAAVTVIEKPVFTTTLKSETFGEFGTTIVLECNVQGIPLPGITWYKDSRKIWSVGAETEETDNSDVDDGGRRYRVEVDRSLVISDLKMDDMGIFQCIASNEAGESSIYTWLKIKTKQHIRVPRSQMKLIRVRTADKKAKTFKFDTGTSPPVMQSPPANLTVLDGKDATIACRAIGAPTPNVTWYFNDSLIINLSARLQALEHGDLLITSTTTADTGKYTCVRANDAGSVSGEAYLTVLVRTQIIAPPVDTRVLLGHTATLQCKVSNDPNVKYNIDWFHNNQPMTAGSRVWVATDGSLQVQAVRASDAGEYSCVVTSPGGNHTRKAVLSVIELPFAPTNVRAVRLDATAQRAINVSWTPGFDGNSPIQKFIVQRRVVPEFGPTPDPLLNWVTEPTNVSANQRWVLLTSLKAATSYQFRVSAVNTVGEGPASDPTDVLTLPQEAPSGPPIGFMGSARSSSEIITQWQPPVEEHRNGHILGYVIRYRLRGYDNSPWTNQNITNEAQRNYLIQDLITWKDYNVQIAAYNDKGVGVFTDSYTIKTKEGVPEAAPDSVRCEASNSTSIGVWWTPPNPQKINGINQGYKIQAWRWDELEADNTEQKLVSVPPNLLDPLTEQTAIISGLEKFTDYNISVLCFTEPGDGPRSEFVLIRTNEDIPDEVANLQFDDISDRAVRVSWSPPKKSNGILTGYRLSYQVKDDKSTCINETLPANVTSIRVEHLQASTHYKFWLCALTGVGEGPARSAVIQSGVEPVLPDAPRNLALSNIAAFSVLLQFTPGFDGNSSISLWTVQAQTARNSSWITVFEANAPDAQSILVTGLVPFTTYRLRVIATNVVGTSPPSEPCKEFQTIQAPPQHPPRNVTVRAVSANNLRVRWIPLQQSEWYGNPKGYNITYKQSGTNETLFNIIEDHTANSHILSNLEEWSLYEIQMTAINEVGISTESPMATERTREAVPSSGPDNVSANATSSTTVVVLWGDMPAKDQNGLIEGYKVCYAAIVPPPRPDHQKVECQSIPSNQTHTITLTELRKYVVYQIQVLGYTRLGDGALSDPPVTVRTFDDTPGPPSNVSFPDVTFTTARIIWDVPEDPNGEILAYRVSYHLNGSTQQQFSREFLPSDRTFRATELQSEKYYQFSVTAQTRLGWGGTARALVLTTVNRAAPAPPARPNVARSLLQPHHITFSWTPGSDGYAPLRYYTVQQKEEGATWQTIPERVDPFATSYTVEGLKPYTAYQFRIRATNDIGPSRYSNATETVRTLPAAPSKAIEKLHVVPITPSSVRVQWTPLTDQYWSGDTQTGGYRVYYQPLTDFPTPLHHTMKQEVPGIKSEEVVLTDLAVDRNYEISVCAVNSQGLGPSGTPAVVWVGEAVPTAPPRDVSAEPLSPTEVALAWQPPLLAQQNGDLLGYKIFYLMTESPEEAEPGRKAEEEIEVVAATATSHSLVFLDKFTQYRIQVLAFNPAGDGPRSSSILVRTHQGLPTAPRNISFTDITMNSLVVSWEAPYRRNGLIQSYLVTYETIEQDEQLSKQVKQKVSERRLAVGGLEEEVEYRFSVRAVTLGAGPAGEARARTGPQPGSPATPRALQLAPLPAALHLAWTNAVSGRGPLLGYYIEARKKDDTRWETITRTSNGMLEEFTISYQSLLPSTAYNFRVIAYNMYGISNPAYNEKVIVTPSKLYLEYGYLQYPPVYRRTWFVVALAAASVVIIIMVIAILCVKSKSYKYKKEAQKTLEESLAGSTEERGSLALDLYRSRANSATSTALGAGAGTLRRKQAPQLGKSPPRPSPASVAYHSDEESLRAYDENPDDSSLTEKPSEMSSSDSQNSESDNESVRSEPHSFVNHYANVNDTLRQSWKRQRPVRNYSSYTDSEPEGSAVVSLNGGQIVMNNMARSRAPLPGFSSFV, encoded by the exons TACAAATGCAGCCACCACGATTCAGCATGCAGCCATCATCCTCAAATAGCATAGTTAGAGAAGGCACCACCAAAATTTTGCAGTGTTCAGCACACG GGATTCCTCAACCAGTATATAGATGGCTGAAGAACGGTATACCATTAGGAGAATATTCATCAGAGCTCTTTTACAAGATCCTTAATACCCAACGAGATGATGCGGGAGCATATCAGTGCATCGCCAAAAACGACGTCGGCGCCATATTCAgcgaaaaaaacaatattatcgTTGCGT atatggGCGTATTCGGGAACATAGAACAAGATGTAGTAGTTGTCGAATCCGGCAGAGCTGCGATTCTTGATTTTCCTTATATTGAATCTGAGCCGCCTCCTTCAGTGGTATGGCAAGATCAAAATGGAGCTCTTCGTTACGATCAAAAATATGCTCTTACGCCACAACATCAACTCGTCATTCTATCAGCTTCTAATGAAGACGAAAGGCCATACAG AGTTCGAGCGATAAACACGCAACTAGGAAAAGTAGAGAACAGCCCTTATATCAAATTAACTGTATATGGTGACGACGATAAAGAAATACCAccagaaattataataaaaccaCAAGACACCAAAATCACAAAAGGCCAAGAAATTGTAAACTTATATTGCATAGCTAATGCCAGGCCTCTGCACGAATTAGAAACACTTTGGTTTAAAGATGGCATTTTAATAGATCTGGCCGGCGTCACTTACGATTTACAAGACCAATGGAACAGAACCTTGAGCTTAATTTCAGCTAATTTAAGTCATACAGGTCATTACACATGCCAGGCGAGATTAAAAACGGGAGGATTCGCAACCGTCACGGCTTCAGCCGCCGTCACTGTAATTGAGAAGCCTGTGTTTACGACCACTTTAAAATCCGAAACGTTTGGTGAATTTGGTACTACCATAGTATTAGAATGCAATGTGCAAGGAATTCCGTTGCCAGGTATTACCTGGTACAAAGATTCAAGAAAAATTTGGAGCGTGGGCGCAGAAACCGAAGAAACGGACAACTCTGATGTTGACGATGGGGGGCGACGCTACCGTGTCGAGGTAGACCGATCCCTCGTCATCAGCGATCTAAAAATGGACGATATGGGTATCTTCCAGTGTATCGCCAGCAATGAAGCTGGTGAATCATCCATTTATAcatggttaaaaataaaaa CTAAACAACATATTCGCGTACCGCGCAGTCAGATGAAGTTAATAAGAGTGAGGACTGCGGATAAAAAGGCAAAAACGTTCAAATTCGATACTGGCA CGTCCCCGCCTGTAATGCAGAGCCCGCCAGCCAACCTTACCGTGCTGGACGGCAAAGACGCCACCATCGCGTGCCGGGCTATAGGCGCGCCCACTCCCAACGTTACTTGGTACTTCAACG ACTCCCTGATTATAAATCTGTCGGCGAGATTGCAAGCGTTAGAGCACGGAGACCTGCTCATTACCAGCACAACTACGGCCGACACCGGCAAATACACCTGCGTGCGCGCCAACGACGCGGGCAGCGTTTCCGGGGAAGCCTACTTAACTGTACTAG TGAGAACGCAAATTATTGCACCCCCCGTGGACACGCGCGTTTTGCTCGGCCACACGGCTACTTTACAGTGCAAGGTTTCAAATGACCCCAACGTGAAATACAATATCGACTGGTTCCATAACAATCA GCCTATGACAGCCGGTTCCCGGGTGTGGGTCGCGACAGATGGCTCGCTGCAAGTGCAAGCCGTGCGCGCCAGTGACGCGGGCGAGTACTCGTGCGTCGTGACGTCACCCGGCGGGAACCACACGCGGAAAGCTGTGCTGTCCGTTATTGAACTACCCTTCGCCCCGACTAATGTCAGGGCCGTCAGATTAGATGCAACGGCTCAAAGAGCTATTAACGTTTCGTGGACGCCGGGCTTTGATGGGAACTCGCCGATACAGAAGTTCATTGTGCAGAGGCGTGTTGTGCCGGAATTTG GTCCTACTCCAGATCCTCTGTTAAACTGGGTAACTGAACCGACAAATGTCTCGGCGAATCAACGATGGGTTCTCCTGACCAGCTTGAAAGCGGCGACTTCTTACCAATTCAGAGTTTCAGCCGTCAATACTGTGGGCGAAGGCCCCGCCTCCGACCCCACGGACGTTTTAACTTTACCACAAGaag CTCCCTCCGGCCCACCTATTGGTTTTATGGGCTCGGCTCGATCATCTTCGGAAATCATCACCCAATGGCAGCCGCCTGTAGAAGAACATCGCAATGGCCACATCCTTGGTTACGTCATCCGCTACAGACTGCGCGGCTACGACAACAGCCCCTGGACTAACCAAAATATCACCAACGAAGCCCAAAGGAACTATCTGATCCAAGACTTGATCACCTGGAAAGATTACAACGTTCAAATAGCGGCTTACAATGATAAAGGTGTAGGTGTGTTCACTGATAGTTACACTATCAAAACAAAGGAAGGTGTGCCAGAAGCCGCTCCTGACAGTGTTCGGTGTGAAGCTTCCAACTCTACCTCCATCGGTGTTTGGTGGACTCCGCCAAATCCTCAAAAGATAAATGGAATCAACCAG GGCTACAAAATCCAAGCGTGGCGATGGGACGAACTTGAAGCAGATAACACGGAACAGAAGCTCGTCAGTGTTCCACCAAATCTTTTGGATCCGCTGACCGAACAGACAGCCATAATTAGCGGACTTGAAAAATTCACGGACTACAACATATCAGTATTATGTTTCACTGAACCAGGGGACGGACCCCGCAGCGAGTTTGTTCTGATCAGAACCAATGAAGACA TTCCCGATGAAGTAGCGAACCTACAATTTGACGATATATCTGATCGCGCCGTGCGCGTATCGTGGTCGCCGCCGAAGAAATCCAACGGAATTCTAACAGGATACAGGCTCTCTTACCAAGTGAAAGATGACAAATCAACATGTATTAACGAAACACTACCGGCCAACGTTACCAGCATAAGGGTCGAACATTTACAG GCAAGCACGCACTACAAGTTCTGGCTGTGCGCGCTGACGGGCGTCGGCGAAGGACCGGCGCGCTCCGCGGTCATTCAGTCTGGGGTCGAGCCCGTGCTACCGGACGCACCGCGCAACCTGGCGCTGTCCAACATCGCCGCCTTCTCCGTGCTGCTGCAGTTCACGCCCGGCTTCGACGGCAACTCTTCCATCTCGCTCTGGACCGTGCAG GCACAGACGGCTCGCAACTCATCCTGGATAACAGTATTCGAAGCAAACGCGCCAGACGCCCAGTCCATACTCGTGACCGGACTAGTGCCGTTCACCACGTACCGGCTACGCGTAATAGCGACCAACGTCGTCGGGACTTCACCGCCTTCTGAACCCTGCAAAGAGTTTCAAACCATCCAAGCACCTCCGCAGCACCCGCCGAGAAATGTTACTGTACGGGCAGTGAGCGCTAATAATCTCCGCGTCAGATGGATC CCGCTACAGCAAAGCGAATGGTACGGCAATCCAAAAGGCTACAACATAACTTACAAGCAAAGCGGCACTAACGAGACATTGTTCAACATCATAGAGGACCACACGGCGAACTCCCACATACTGTCCAACCTCGAGGAGTGGTCCCTGTACGAGATACAGATGACTGCCATCAACGAGGTCGGCATTTCTACGGAGAGCCCGATGGCCACCGAAAGGACTAGGGAAGCCG TACCTTCTTCCGGACCTGATAATGTATCAGCGAACGCGACTTCATCTACAACAGTAGTTGTCCTATGGGGTGACATGCCAGCTAAAGATCAAAACGGTCTGATTGAAGGATATAAAGTTTGCTACGCGGCCATAGTGCCACCTCCTAGGCCCGACCACCAAAAAGTGGAATGCCAATCCATACCCTCCAACCAAACGCACACTATCACACTAACGGAACTGCGTAAATATGTTGTGTATCAGATACAAGTCCTGGGATACACTAGATTGGGAGACGGAGCGCTTAGCGATCCTCCTGTTACGGTGCGGACGTTCGATGACA CTCCCGGCCCACCATCCAACGTGTCTTTCCCTGACGTGACATTCACGACCGCTCGTATCATTTGGGACGTTCCGGAAGATCCCAACGGAGAAATATTGGCGTACAGAGTTTCGTACCACCTCAACGGCTCGACGCAACAACAGTTTTCAAGGGAATTCCTACCGTCAGACAGAACGTTTCG GGCTACAGAGCTTCAGTCAGAGAAGTACTACCAGTTCTCAGTGACAGCACAAACGCGTCTCGGCTGGGGCGGCACTGCGCGCGCCCTGGTGCTGACCACAGTGAaccgcgccgcgcccgcgccgcccgcccggCCCAACGTGGCGCGCTCGCTGCTGCAACCGCACCACATCACCTTCTCGTGGACGCCCGGCAGCGACGGCTATGCGCCGCTACG CTATTACACAGTACAACAAAAAGAAGAAGGCGCCACATGGCAGACGATCCCCGAGCGCGTGGACCCGTTTGCGACGTCCTACACCGTTGAAGGGCTGAAGCCTTACACGGCTTATCAGTTCCGTATACGGGCCACCAACGACATCGGGCCCAGTCGCTACAGTAACGCTACTGAAACCGTTCGCACTTTGCCTGCAG CCCCAAGCAAAGCCATAGAAAAACTCCACGTGGTCCCGATAACGCCTAGTAGCGTTCGAGTGCAATGGACTCCGCTCACCGACCAATACTGGAGCGGCGACACGCAGACCGGCGGCTACCGGGTCTACTATCAGCCCCTTACGGACTTCCCCACGCCTCTACATCACACTATGAAACAAGAAGTACCCGGCATTAAG AGCGAAGAAGTAGTTCTAACGGATCTGGCAGTGGACCGGAACTACGAGATCAGCGTGTGCGCGGTGAACTCGCAGGGCTTGGGCCCTAGCGGCACGCCGGCGGTGGTGTGGGTGGGCGAGGCCGTGCCCACCGCGCCGCCGCGGGACGTGAGCGCCGAGCCGCTGTCGCCCACCGAGGTGGCGCTCGCCTGGCAGCCGCCGCTGCTCGCCCAGCAGAACGGCGACCTGCTAGGGTACAAG ATCTTCTACTTAATGACCGAGTCTCCCGAAGAGGCTGAGCCGGGCCGCAAAGCCGAGGAAGAGATAGAGGTCGTAGCTGCAACCGCCACATCTCATTCTCTAGTCTTCCTCGATAAGTTCACGCAGTATCGTATTCAG GTGCTTGCATTCAACCCTGCCGGCGACGGGCCGCGTTCCAGCTCTATCCTCGTACGAACGCACCAAGGCTTGCCGACGGCGCCGCGTAACATCTCCTTCACTGACATCACGATGAACAGTCTGGTCGTTTCCTGGGAAGCACCGTATCGTCGGAACGGTCTTATACAGTCGTATCTAGTCACTTATGAAACCATCGAGCAGGACGAAC AATTGAGCAAGCAAGTGAAGCAGAAGGTTAGCGAGCGTCGCCTCGCCGTGGGCGGGCTGGAGGAGGAGGTGGAGTACCGGTTCTCGGTGCGCGCGGTGACGCTGGGCGCGGGCCCGGCGGGCGAGGCTCGCGCGCGCACGGGCCCGCAGCCCGGCTCGCCCGCCacgccgcgcgcgctgcagcTGGCGCCGCTGCCCGCCGCGCTGCACCTCGCCTGGACCAACGCCGTCTCGGGCCGCGGACCGCTGCTGGGATATTACATTGAGGCGAGGAAGAAAG ATGATACGAGATGGGAAACGATCACAAGAACCAGCAACGGAATGTTAGAAGAATTCACGATATCATATCAAAGTCTGCTACCCTCCACTGCCTACAATTTCCGAGTGATAGCCTACAACATGTACGGAATCAGCAACCCGGCGTACAACGAGAAAGTCATAGTGACACCGTCGAAGCTATACTTGGAGTACGGGTATCTGCAGTACCCGCCGGTCTATCGCCGCACGTGGTTCGTGGTGGCGTTGGCGGCCGCCTCTGTGGTCATCATTATTATGGTGATAGCCATACTCTGCGTGAAGAGCAAGAGCTACAAATACAAAA AAGAAGCGCAGAAGACTCTGGAGGAGTCGCTGGCGGGGTCGACGGAGGAGCGCGGGTCGCTGGCGCTGGACCTGTACCGCTCGCGCGCCAACTCGGCCACGTCGACGGCGCTGGGCGCAGGCGCGGGCACGCTGCGCCGCAAGCAGGCGCCGCAGCTGGGCAAGTCGCCGCCGCGGCCCTCGCCCGCCTCCGTGGCCTACCACAGCGACGAGGAGAGCCTGCGCGCGTACGACGAGAACCCCGACGACTCCTCGCTCACCGAGAAGCCCTCCGAGATGAGCTCCTCCGACTCACAG AATTCCGAGAGCGATAACGAAAGCGTTAGATCGGAGCCGCACTCGTTCGTGAACCACTACGCGAACGTGAACGACACGCTCCGGCAGTCGTGGAAGCGGCAGCGGCCCGTGCGCAACTACTCCAGCTACACGGACTCGGAGCCCGAGGGCAGCGCCGTGGTGAGCCTCAACGGCGGCCAGATCGTCATGAACAACATGGCGCGCTCCAGGGCGCCGCTGCCCGGCTTCTCCTCCTTCGTATGA